One window from the genome of Paenibacillus azoreducens encodes:
- a CDS encoding contractile injection system protein, VgrG/Pvc8 family, producing METFVTYGHIEIMPYEFVRLHEFKILKTVNDHARMICTGIISDKKRELYVRASDEETQVKAFVTDQNGNRQPLFRGIALDVEEKVVHGVHYLTVEAISHTYELDIKRHQRSFQNPKLTYTDLIEKIVSGYSKAEAMDVVSNKKPIGTFVMQYDETDWQFLKRMASHFYSPLIPAVGYGVPKFYFGLPMGLSKGEIQSTNYKVKKRVADYQTASENHIPGVRDADFIQYEVETEKLLEPGYEVTFHGHKLIVAEVLTEMKDGVLTHTAKLSPRSGLRPIKDYNRSIIGASIHGKVLSVHRDKVRAGLDMDEQQDPNTDYWFPYSTIYASADNTGWYCMPEIGDSIRIYFPSYKEEEGYAISSVKREQQHSEGKSSSTSRHATASASASGHTVAASASHSGHAAASASPAGSKSSSALSAAAPAPDRMADPAIKTLRTKYGKEIMLAPDQIVISGNGMSIVINDKTGIDIVSGKNVSINAASDIVMSSGNIQLSAGKIELSGKGNSITLDDKTTFSGTEIKMN from the coding sequence ATGGAAACCTTCGTGACTTATGGTCATATCGAAATCATGCCTTATGAATTCGTCCGCCTTCATGAATTTAAAATCTTAAAAACAGTCAATGATCATGCCCGAATGATCTGTACAGGCATCATCTCAGACAAAAAGCGCGAGTTGTATGTACGTGCTTCGGATGAAGAAACCCAGGTCAAAGCTTTTGTCACTGATCAAAATGGCAATCGACAGCCCCTTTTTCGAGGCATTGCCTTGGATGTGGAGGAGAAAGTTGTTCACGGCGTTCATTACTTGACCGTTGAAGCCATATCTCATACCTATGAGTTAGATATTAAGCGGCATCAGCGCTCTTTCCAGAACCCCAAGCTCACCTATACGGATCTGATCGAAAAAATTGTATCAGGCTACTCCAAAGCTGAAGCCATGGATGTCGTTTCCAACAAGAAACCTATCGGCACCTTTGTCATGCAATACGATGAAACCGACTGGCAATTCCTGAAACGCATGGCTTCCCACTTTTACTCTCCACTCATTCCCGCCGTGGGTTATGGCGTACCGAAGTTTTATTTTGGCCTGCCCATGGGACTCAGCAAGGGGGAAATACAATCCACCAATTATAAGGTCAAAAAACGGGTCGCGGATTATCAAACCGCCTCAGAAAATCATATACCCGGCGTGCGCGATGCTGATTTTATTCAATATGAGGTTGAGACGGAGAAACTGCTGGAGCCTGGCTATGAAGTGACCTTTCATGGTCATAAGCTGATCGTAGCTGAAGTGCTAACAGAGATGAAAGACGGGGTGCTAACCCATACTGCAAAGCTGTCACCACGAAGCGGACTGCGTCCTATTAAAGACTATAATCGCTCCATTATTGGCGCTTCCATTCATGGCAAGGTACTGAGCGTGCATCGGGACAAAGTCCGTGCTGGGCTCGATATGGACGAGCAGCAAGATCCGAATACGGATTACTGGTTTCCCTACTCTACCATTTATGCATCTGCGGATAACACGGGCTGGTATTGTATGCCTGAGATCGGGGACAGCATTCGTATCTATTTCCCAAGCTATAAGGAAGAAGAAGGATACGCGATCAGTTCGGTTAAAAGAGAACAGCAGCATTCCGAGGGGAAATCTTCTTCCACTTCCAGACATGCGACTGCCTCTGCTTCCGCCTCTGGACATACGGTCGCTGCTTCTGCTTCCCATTCCGGACATGCGGCTGCTTCTGCTTCGCCTGCCGGTTCAAAGTCTTCATCGGCATTGTCTGCAGCAGCCCCTGCGCCTGACCGAATGGCGGACCCTGCCATTAAGACGCTTCGAACCAAATACGGCAAAGAAATCATGCTCGCCCCGGATCAAATCGTCATCTCGGGCAATGGCATGTCCATTGTCATTAACGATAAAACCGGCATTGATATTGTAAGCGGAAAAAATGTGAGCATTAACGCAGCCTCCGATATCGTCATGAGCTCAGGCAATATCCAGCTTTCCGCCGGGAAAATTGAGCTATCCGGTAAAGGAAACAGCATTACGCTGGATGA